One Desulfonatronum thiodismutans DNA segment encodes these proteins:
- a CDS encoding helix-hairpin-helix domain-containing protein, whose protein sequence is MHPAKVHRDRLHELTDLPNIGRAMAEDLRLLGVHRPEQLKGMDPLEMYERLQTVTGKQQDPCVIDVFLSVTRFMNGEAPRCWWEYTRERKQMLESAR, encoded by the coding sequence TTGCACCCCGCCAAAGTCCACCGCGACCGTCTTCACGAACTGACGGATCTGCCGAACATCGGACGGGCCATGGCCGAGGATCTTCGGCTTTTGGGAGTTCACCGGCCCGAACAGCTCAAAGGCATGGACCCGCTGGAAATGTACGAGCGCCTCCAGACCGTCACCGGCAAACAGCAAGACCCCTGCGTAATCGACGTGTTTCTCTCCGTGACCAGGTTCATGAACGGCGAAGCGCCCCGGTGCTGGTGGGAATATACGCGGGAGCGGAAGCAAATGCTGGAATCCGCCCGTTGA
- a CDS encoding KilA-N domain-containing protein — protein MRKNTEITVLNATVRVQRIEREDFISLTDIAKHKNSDDPRFVIQNWMRTRSSIEFLGIWEVLNNPDFNRVEFDTVRNESGSNAFVMTPSKWIELTGAIGILSKAGRYGGTYAHRDIAFEFASWVSVEFKLYLIKEFQRLKETEQAQLGWDIKRNLAKINYRIHTDAIKAYLIPPKLTGQQVNLVYANEADVLNMALFGMTAKQWRDANPKEKGNIRDQANAAQLVCLANLENLNALFINEAVEQSERLRKLNRIAIEQMEILATDRSIKRLEGGVINASSRSVD, from the coding sequence ATGCGTAAAAACACGGAGATAACGGTTCTAAATGCAACAGTGCGGGTGCAGCGGATTGAGAGGGAGGATTTTATTTCCCTCACCGATATCGCCAAACACAAGAACTCGGATGACCCCCGTTTCGTCATTCAGAACTGGATGCGAACGCGTTCATCCATCGAATTTCTGGGAATTTGGGAGGTCTTGAACAACCCTGATTTTAACCGTGTGGAATTCGACACGGTTAGAAATGAGTCGGGAAGCAACGCTTTTGTGATGACGCCGTCCAAGTGGATCGAGCTAACTGGCGCCATAGGCATTTTATCCAAAGCCGGCCGCTACGGTGGGACGTATGCTCATCGCGACATCGCCTTCGAGTTCGCCTCCTGGGTTTCCGTGGAGTTCAAGCTCTACCTGATCAAAGAGTTCCAACGGCTCAAGGAGACCGAGCAGGCGCAGTTGGGCTGGGACATCAAGCGCAATCTTGCCAAGATAAATTACCGCATCCACACCGATGCCATCAAGGCGTACCTCATCCCGCCGAAGCTGACCGGCCAACAGGTCAATCTGGTCTATGCCAACGAAGCTGACGTGCTGAACATGGCGCTTTTCGGCATGACGGCCAAGCAATGGCGGGACGCGAATCCCAAGGAAAAAGGCAATATCCGCGATCAGGCCAACGCGGCCCAACTGGTTTGTCTGGCCAACCTGGAAAATTTGAACGCTCTGTTCATCAATGAGGCCGTTGAACAATCCGAACGGCTGCGAAAGCTGAACCGCATCGCCATCGAACAAATGGAAATCCTGGCCACCGACCGGAGCATCAAACGGCTGGAAGGTGGAGTCATCAATGCGTCCTCAAGGTCTGTAGATTAA
- the thrC gene encoding threonine synthase produces the protein MTTGHAVTPPFPQGPFVTHAVCQICARTVAPNDMGYVCPDHAGDLKNEGILDLRYDYQAARSAFTPEALARGPETLWRYRSLLPLPLDAETPPLTVGWTPLYESPRLARLLGVARVRIKDETRQPTASLKDRASALAVAQAKSMGLTTVACASTGNAAAALAGMAASMNLECVIFVPASAPQAKVAQLLAFGARVFTVQGSYDDAFDLCMAACQVRPWYNRNTAYNPFMTEGKKTAAYEIAEQSGWEVPDRVFVGVGDGCIIGGLHKGFADLKALGLTTRLPRLMGVQAAGSDYLHQAWHNNEDPLTKPAIPAHTVADSISAGLPRDRLKALAAVRETHGAFIKVDDPTILQAIPTLAQNTGVFAEPAGAAALAGALTATQAGNLSPEETICLLITGSGLKDVASAIQACSDQNLSPTPVSVGRRGLDQVLDVLTAR, from the coding sequence ATGACCACGGGCCACGCCGTCACGCCGCCCTTTCCCCAAGGTCCCTTCGTCACCCACGCCGTCTGCCAAATCTGCGCCAGGACCGTCGCCCCCAATGATATGGGCTACGTCTGCCCCGACCATGCCGGAGACCTCAAGAACGAGGGCATCCTGGACCTGCGCTACGACTACCAGGCGGCCCGATCCGCGTTCACCCCGGAAGCCCTGGCCCGGGGCCCTGAAACCCTGTGGCGCTACCGTTCCCTCCTCCCCCTGCCCCTGGACGCCGAAACACCGCCCCTGACCGTGGGCTGGACGCCCCTGTACGAGTCGCCGCGCCTGGCCAGGCTGCTGGGCGTGGCCCGGGTGCGGATCAAGGACGAAACCCGCCAACCCACGGCCTCGCTCAAGGACCGGGCCAGCGCCCTGGCCGTTGCCCAGGCCAAGTCCATGGGCCTGACCACCGTGGCCTGCGCCAGCACGGGCAACGCCGCCGCGGCCCTGGCCGGCATGGCCGCGTCCATGAACCTGGAGTGCGTGATCTTCGTGCCCGCCTCGGCCCCCCAGGCCAAGGTGGCCCAACTGCTGGCCTTCGGAGCCCGGGTCTTCACCGTTCAAGGCAGCTACGACGACGCCTTTGACCTGTGCATGGCCGCCTGCCAGGTCCGTCCCTGGTACAACCGCAATACCGCCTACAACCCCTTCATGACCGAGGGAAAAAAAACAGCCGCGTACGAAATCGCCGAACAGTCCGGCTGGGAGGTCCCGGACCGGGTCTTCGTCGGCGTGGGCGACGGCTGCATCATCGGCGGCCTGCACAAAGGCTTCGCCGACCTGAAAGCCCTGGGCCTGACCACCCGCCTGCCCCGACTGATGGGCGTTCAGGCCGCGGGCAGCGACTACCTCCACCAAGCCTGGCACAACAACGAAGACCCGCTGACCAAACCCGCCATCCCGGCCCACACCGTGGCCGACTCCATCTCCGCCGGCCTGCCCCGCGACCGCCTCAAAGCCCTGGCCGCGGTCCGGGAAACCCACGGCGCGTTCATCAAGGTGGACGACCCAACCATCCTCCAAGCCATCCCCACCCTGGCCCAAAACACCGGCGTCTTCGCCGAACCCGCAGGCGCCGCAGCCCTGGCCGGTGCCCTGACCGCCACCCAAGCCGGAAATCTTTCCCCCGAGGAAACCATCTGCCTGCTGATCACCGGCTCCGGCCTAAAGGATGTCGCCTCGGCCATTCAGGCCTGTTCGGACCAGAACCTTTCACCGACGCCGGTGTCTGTTGGGCGGAGAGGTCTGGACCAAGTCTTGGATGTATTGACAGCGCGGTAG
- a CDS encoding ABC transporter permease: MSPLRKNLERYSPVIVTVAMFVAWEAVSRLAKIPSYILPPPSEAVMAGYEFAGPISKHALQTLYTTLAGFGLAVVFGMLVGVIIGSSKLLYRAFYPILIGFNSVPKVALVPLLVIWFGIGTVPAIITAFLISFFPVVVNVATGLATIEPELEDVLRVLGASKLTILLKVGIPNSMPYFFASLKIAVTLAFVGSVISETVASNEGIGYLMMSASARFNVPLVFAGLIVIAAMGIGMYAIFAALEKRTTGWAFRS, translated from the coding sequence ATGTCCCCACTGCGTAAAAACCTGGAGCGCTACTCCCCGGTGATCGTCACCGTGGCCATGTTCGTGGCCTGGGAAGCCGTCTCCCGGCTGGCTAAAATCCCCAGCTACATCCTGCCGCCGCCCAGCGAGGCCGTGATGGCCGGATACGAGTTCGCCGGCCCCATCAGCAAGCACGCCTTGCAGACCCTCTACACCACCCTGGCCGGATTCGGGCTGGCCGTGGTCTTCGGCATGCTCGTGGGCGTGATCATCGGCTCGTCCAAACTGCTCTACCGGGCCTTTTACCCGATCCTGATCGGCTTTAATTCCGTGCCCAAGGTGGCCCTGGTGCCCCTGCTGGTGATCTGGTTCGGGATCGGCACGGTTCCGGCGATCATCACCGCGTTTTTGATCTCCTTCTTTCCCGTGGTGGTCAACGTGGCCACCGGCCTGGCCACCATCGAGCCGGAGTTGGAGGACGTGCTGCGGGTCCTGGGCGCGTCCAAGCTGACCATTCTGCTCAAGGTGGGCATCCCCAATTCCATGCCCTATTTCTTCGCCTCCCTGAAAATCGCCGTAACCCTGGCCTTTGTCGGCTCGGTAATTTCCGAAACCGTGGCCTCCAACGAGGGCATCGGCTACCTGATGATGTCCGCCAGCGCCCGGTTCAACGTTCCCCTGGTCTTTGCCGGACTGATCGTCATCGCGGCCATGGGCATCGGGATGTACGCCATCTTCGCGGCCCTGGAAAAGCGGACCACGGGTTGGGCCTTTCGAAGCTAA
- a CDS encoding ABC transporter ATP-binding protein, which translates to MTSQADHADPHGQTGRAGLFVEIKDVDLAYGEDAESLAVQGLNLDIREGDFVAVVGPSGCGKSTLLKLVTGLMPPTKGAVFVDGNRVNGTLSFVGMAFQNPTLLPWRDTLRNIMLPLEIVEPHRGRLRKEKAAYLERARNLLRTVGLAPYESKQPWELSGGMRQRANLCRALIHDPRLLMLDEPFGALDAFTREELWCVLADLRRAKQLTVVLVTHDLREAVFLADTVHVMSSRPGRIVHSRRVDLPKPRTLETCYEPAFVDIVHELRGHIERVRCDGPQGIADVPTA; encoded by the coding sequence ATGACATCGCAAGCAGATCACGCGGACCCGCACGGCCAAACCGGCCGTGCGGGCCTGTTCGTTGAAATCAAGGACGTCGACCTGGCCTATGGCGAGGACGCCGAGAGCCTGGCCGTCCAAGGACTGAACCTGGATATCCGCGAAGGGGACTTCGTGGCCGTGGTCGGACCGTCGGGATGCGGCAAGTCCACCCTGCTCAAGCTGGTCACCGGGCTGATGCCTCCGACCAAGGGCGCGGTCTTCGTGGACGGCAACCGGGTCAACGGCACGCTCTCCTTCGTTGGCATGGCCTTCCAGAACCCCACCCTCCTGCCCTGGCGCGACACCCTGCGCAACATCATGCTCCCCCTGGAAATCGTGGAGCCCCACCGCGGCCGACTGCGCAAGGAAAAGGCCGCCTATCTGGAACGAGCCCGCAACCTGTTGCGGACCGTGGGTTTGGCGCCCTACGAATCCAAGCAACCTTGGGAACTCTCCGGCGGCATGCGCCAGCGGGCCAATCTCTGCCGCGCCCTGATCCACGATCCCCGGCTGCTGATGCTGGACGAGCCTTTCGGGGCCCTGGACGCCTTCACCCGTGAAGAATTGTGGTGCGTGCTGGCCGATCTGCGCCGCGCCAAGCAGCTCACCGTGGTCCTGGTGACCCACGACCTGCGCGAGGCCGTGTTCCTGGCGGACACGGTCCACGTGATGAGCAGCCGCCCGGGACGCATCGTGCACAGCCGCCGCGTGGACCTGCCCAAACCGCGCACCCTGGAAACCTGCTACGAACCGGCCTTCGTGGACATCGTCCACGAGCTGCGCGGCCACATCGAACGCGTGCGCTGCGACGGCCCCCAAGGAATCGCCGATGTCCCCACTGCGTAA
- a CDS encoding ABC transporter substrate-binding protein: protein MLKTLSSLSSRITLSLSTLCLCLGLSLVLAASASAQTPVRFTLDWKFEGPIAPYLLAHARGYFAEEGLNVTIDSGTGSAGAVNRVASGAYDVGFADINAMIEFNVGNPDQALKAVFMVYDHPPFAIFTKKESGIQTPADLAGKTLGAPVFDSPRKTFSAFAAATGLDADAVNWTSMDPPLREPMLLRGQVDAISGFYFTSLLNLENLGIPADELTVFLYPDYGVNLYGNAIIVSPQLAAQPEVVKGFLRAVVRGWAETLEDPAAAIAYVRQRDGLIDVDLETRRLKLAIETSVATEYAAANGMGDVDDERLAKAIAEVVNAFDLSTTPAPEAVFDRSFLPDQETRSIF from the coding sequence ATGCTCAAGACCTTGTCCTCGCTGTCTTCCCGCATCACCCTGAGTTTGTCCACGCTGTGCCTATGCCTGGGCCTGTCCCTTGTCCTGGCCGCCTCCGCCTCGGCCCAGACCCCGGTCCGCTTCACCCTGGACTGGAAGTTCGAAGGACCCATCGCGCCGTACCTCCTGGCCCATGCCCGAGGTTATTTCGCGGAGGAAGGTCTGAACGTGACCATTGATTCCGGGACCGGGTCGGCCGGGGCCGTGAATCGGGTCGCCTCCGGAGCCTACGACGTCGGCTTCGCGGACATCAACGCCATGATCGAGTTCAACGTGGGCAACCCGGACCAAGCCCTGAAGGCCGTGTTCATGGTTTACGATCACCCGCCCTTCGCCATTTTCACGAAAAAGGAAAGCGGCATCCAGACCCCGGCGGACCTGGCCGGCAAGACCCTGGGCGCGCCGGTCTTCGACTCCCCCCGCAAGACCTTTTCCGCCTTTGCCGCGGCCACCGGCCTGGATGCCGACGCCGTGAACTGGACCTCCATGGACCCGCCCCTGCGCGAGCCCATGCTGCTGCGCGGCCAGGTGGACGCCATCTCCGGCTTCTATTTCACCAGCCTGCTCAACCTGGAGAACCTGGGCATTCCCGCCGACGAACTGACGGTCTTCCTGTATCCGGACTACGGCGTAAATCTGTACGGCAACGCCATCATCGTCTCCCCGCAATTGGCCGCCCAGCCCGAAGTGGTCAAGGGCTTCCTGCGCGCCGTGGTTCGGGGTTGGGCTGAAACCCTGGAAGATCCAGCAGCGGCCATCGCCTACGTCCGCCAGCGGGACGGCCTGATCGACGTGGACCTGGAAACCCGTAGACTGAAGTTGGCCATCGAGACCAGCGTGGCCACGGAATACGCCGCTGCCAACGGCATGGGCGACGTGGACGACGAGCGCCTGGCCAAGGCCATCGCCGAAGTGGTCAACGCCTTTGATCTCTCCACAACACCCGCTCCGGAAGCTGTTTTCGACCGCTCCTTCCTGCCCGATCAAGAAACCCGGTCCATCTTCTAA
- the ffh gene encoding signal recognition particle protein — MFDSLADRLQSVFKKIRGHGRLDEKSIQEGLREVRLALLEADVNFKVVKDFVDRVRERAMGQDVLGSLTPGQQVVKIVHDEMVDLLGGEHLGLQLQGKPPVVIMLVGLQGSGKTTTAAKLALHLRRVKRSPYLVPADVYRPAAIDQLHKLASQLDVPAFASTAQMRPVDICLQARDEAIREGLDVLLVDTAGRLHIDELLMEELVAVKQAMNPQEILFVADAMTGQDAVNVAVKFDELLDLSGIVLTKMEGDARGGAALSIKSVTGKPIKFVGMGEKVSDLEAFHPDRVASRILGMGDILSLIEKAQGSIDQDEAEALQKKMQKAEFNLEDFRTQMRRLRKLGSLEGMLKLIPGMGDLRKQLGEMKMPEKEMGRMEAIINSMTPTERKNPKLMNANRKLRVAKGSGVKVQDVNALLKNFEQMQKMMKKMTSGGGLGGMKMPSGPGGMSLPGGMGGPGGLTLPAGMSKHGTKSATKKKKERRKKKRR, encoded by the coding sequence ATGTTCGACAGTTTAGCGGATCGTCTGCAATCCGTCTTCAAAAAAATCCGCGGCCACGGCCGGCTGGATGAGAAGAGCATCCAGGAAGGCTTGCGCGAGGTGCGTCTGGCCTTGCTGGAAGCGGACGTCAATTTCAAGGTTGTCAAGGACTTCGTGGACCGGGTCCGGGAACGGGCCATGGGGCAGGACGTCCTGGGCAGTCTGACGCCCGGTCAGCAGGTGGTCAAGATCGTCCACGACGAGATGGTCGATTTGCTGGGCGGCGAGCATCTGGGGCTGCAGCTCCAGGGCAAGCCGCCGGTGGTCATCATGCTGGTCGGACTGCAAGGCTCGGGAAAGACGACCACCGCGGCCAAGCTGGCCCTGCATCTGCGCCGGGTGAAGCGTTCCCCCTACCTGGTCCCCGCGGACGTCTACCGCCCCGCAGCCATTGATCAGCTCCACAAGCTGGCCTCCCAACTGGACGTTCCGGCCTTTGCCTCCACTGCCCAGATGCGGCCCGTGGACATCTGTCTTCAGGCCCGGGACGAGGCGATCCGTGAGGGTCTGGATGTGCTCCTCGTGGACACGGCCGGGCGGCTACACATCGACGAATTGCTGATGGAAGAGCTGGTAGCCGTGAAACAGGCCATGAATCCTCAGGAAATTCTCTTTGTGGCCGACGCCATGACCGGTCAGGATGCGGTGAACGTGGCGGTCAAGTTCGACGAGCTTCTGGATCTGTCCGGCATCGTGCTGACCAAGATGGAAGGCGACGCCCGGGGCGGCGCGGCTCTGTCCATCAAGTCCGTGACCGGCAAGCCGATCAAGTTCGTGGGCATGGGTGAAAAGGTCAGCGACTTGGAGGCCTTTCATCCGGACCGCGTGGCTTCACGCATTCTGGGCATGGGCGACATCCTCTCGCTGATCGAAAAGGCCCAGGGCTCCATCGACCAGGATGAAGCCGAGGCCCTGCAGAAAAAGATGCAGAAGGCCGAGTTCAACCTGGAGGACTTTCGCACCCAGATGCGACGGTTGCGCAAACTCGGTTCCCTGGAGGGCATGCTCAAGCTGATTCCGGGCATGGGCGACCTTCGCAAGCAGCTTGGCGAGATGAAGATGCCGGAAAAGGAGATGGGCCGCATGGAGGCGATCATCAACTCCATGACCCCGACGGAGCGCAAGAACCCCAAGCTGATGAACGCGAACCGCAAGCTTCGGGTGGCCAAGGGCAGCGGCGTGAAAGTCCAGGACGTAAACGCCCTGTTGAAAAATTTCGAGCAGATGCAGAAGATGATGAAGAAAATGACCAGCGGGGGAGGTCTTGGAGGCATGAAGATGCCCTCCGGCCCCGGGGGGATGAGCTTGCCCGGCGGCATGGGCGGCCCTGGCGGCCTGACGCTTCCCGCGGGCATGTCGAAGCACGGGACCAAGTCCGCGACCAAGAAGAAAAAGGAACGGCGCAAGAAAAAACGCCGCTGA
- the rpsP gene encoding 30S ribosomal protein S16, whose protein sequence is MAMRIRLTRMGSKKKPFYRIVALNSETRRDGRALDFLGYYNPMKEPNELKIDTDKVREWMAKGAKPTDTVRSLLARVGFNQAQA, encoded by the coding sequence ATGGCAATGAGAATCAGACTGACCCGGATGGGCTCCAAGAAGAAGCCGTTTTACCGCATCGTGGCCTTGAACAGCGAAACCCGCCGCGACGGCCGCGCTTTGGATTTTCTCGGCTACTACAACCCGATGAAAGAGCCCAACGAACTGAAGATCGACACGGACAAGGTTCGCGAATGGATGGCCAAGGGCGCCAAGCCCACGGACACGGTTCGTTCGCTGTTGGCCAGAGTGGGTTTCAATCAAGCCCAGGCCTAG
- a CDS encoding KH domain-containing protein, which yields MKELIEYIATSLVDQPEAVQVSLVEGEQSSVVELRVAKEDLGKVIGKQGRTAKALRTILAAASAKADKRVALEIIE from the coding sequence ATGAAGGAACTCATCGAATATATTGCCACGTCCCTGGTGGATCAGCCCGAGGCCGTGCAGGTCTCCCTGGTGGAGGGCGAGCAGTCCTCCGTGGTGGAATTGCGCGTGGCCAAGGAAGACCTGGGCAAGGTGATCGGCAAGCAAGGCCGCACGGCCAAGGCCCTGCGTACGATTCTTGCCGCCGCCTCGGCCAAGGCCGACAAGCGGGTGGCGCTGGAAATCATCGAATAG
- the rimM gene encoding ribosome maturation factor RimM (Essential for efficient processing of 16S rRNA) codes for MSGQPLVLVGEVIKPHGLAGEFSVKVHVDSPDFFAHVPRLYLRRSPGDRPRPVAVTSWRMHNARLLLRLDQIQGRDEVEQIRGAELLARPEDLPDRSEDDIFIHELIGMRVLLPSGKQLGRIESVNTGTGAGVGQEIWSIRAESGQEVLFPAHQDFVLEADRATATVCIDPPPGLLELYLGEEG; via the coding sequence ATGTCCGGGCAACCGTTGGTCCTGGTCGGAGAGGTGATCAAGCCGCACGGTTTGGCAGGGGAGTTCAGTGTCAAAGTGCACGTGGACTCCCCTGATTTTTTTGCCCATGTCCCGCGTCTGTACCTGCGCCGTTCTCCCGGAGATCGTCCGCGTCCCGTGGCCGTGACCTCCTGGAGAATGCACAACGCACGACTTCTGCTGCGCCTGGACCAGATCCAGGGACGGGATGAAGTGGAACAGATTCGCGGGGCTGAGTTGCTGGCGCGCCCCGAGGATCTGCCCGACCGTTCGGAAGACGACATTTTCATTCATGAGCTGATCGGCATGCGGGTGCTGCTGCCATCCGGCAAACAACTGGGCCGGATCGAGAGCGTCAACACAGGCACCGGGGCCGGGGTCGGCCAGGAAATCTGGAGCATACGCGCCGAGTCGGGCCAAGAGGTGCTTTTTCCAGCGCACCAGGACTTCGTCCTGGAAGCGGACAGGGCCACGGCCACGGTGTGCATCGATCCGCCGCCGGGGCTGCTGGAATTGTATCTGGGCGAAGAAGGATAA
- the trmD gene encoding tRNA (guanosine(37)-N1)-methyltransferase TrmD — protein MRFNIVTLFPEFFASALQCGLLGKALEQETVTVRLINPRDFAVDRHRSVDDRPYGGGPGMVMTLPPLAATLRSLEAPGRMVLLCPKGRPLDHDLAASLAQEPDVTLICGRYEGVDHRLDSLFPLEKVSVGGVVLNGGETPALHVLEAVSRLLPGFMGHEESSADESFVGGLLEYPHFSRPEVFEDLRVPEILLSGDHAKVAAWRREESLRATLESRPDLLSRATLESGDVRTLKELAKGRRRAARNCFLALVHAPVLNKFGQSGAVSLTNLDIHDIARCSRTYGLGGYFICTPLRDQQQLAERLLGHWLSGPGATANPDRGEALSLVRVVDGLEQAADAVAERCGKRPMLVATSARGAGSLTYPQARDLLEDQPVLLVLGTGYGLAPEVLEHCVGTLRPVRCFSDYNHLSVRAAAAIMLDRILGDDG, from the coding sequence ATGCGGTTCAACATTGTCACGCTTTTTCCGGAGTTTTTCGCTTCGGCGCTGCAATGCGGCCTGCTGGGAAAGGCTCTGGAGCAGGAGACGGTCACGGTTCGGTTGATCAATCCGCGGGATTTCGCCGTGGATCGGCATCGCAGCGTGGACGACCGGCCTTACGGCGGCGGGCCGGGAATGGTCATGACCCTTCCGCCGCTGGCGGCGACTCTGCGGTCCCTGGAAGCCCCCGGCAGGATGGTCCTGCTGTGTCCCAAAGGGCGGCCCTTGGATCACGACCTGGCCGCGTCCCTGGCCCAAGAACCGGACGTTACCCTGATCTGCGGGCGGTACGAGGGCGTCGATCATCGTCTGGATTCTCTGTTTCCCCTGGAAAAGGTCAGCGTGGGCGGCGTGGTCCTCAATGGCGGGGAGACGCCGGCCCTGCACGTCCTGGAAGCGGTGTCCCGGCTCCTGCCCGGATTCATGGGCCACGAGGAGTCGTCGGCGGACGAGAGTTTCGTGGGCGGCCTGCTGGAGTATCCGCACTTTTCCAGGCCTGAGGTTTTTGAAGATTTGCGGGTGCCGGAGATTCTGCTGTCCGGGGACCATGCCAAGGTCGCGGCCTGGCGACGAGAGGAGTCTTTGCGGGCTACCCTGGAGTCGCGTCCGGACTTGCTGTCTAGGGCCACCCTGGAATCCGGGGACGTCCGGACCTTGAAAGAGTTGGCCAAGGGACGGCGACGAGCGGCCAGGAATTGTTTCCTGGCCCTGGTCCATGCTCCGGTCCTGAACAAGTTCGGGCAGAGCGGGGCGGTTTCTTTGACAAATCTGGACATCCACGATATTGCCCGCTGTTCTCGTACGTACGGCCTAGGCGGATATTTCATCTGCACCCCCTTGCGGGACCAACAGCAGTTGGCTGAACGTCTGCTGGGCCACTGGCTGAGCGGGCCGGGGGCTACGGCAAACCCGGATCGTGGGGAAGCACTGAGCTTGGTGCGCGTCGTGGACGGCCTGGAGCAGGCCGCGGACGCGGTGGCCGAGCGGTGTGGGAAGCGGCCGATGCTGGTTGCCACTTCTGCCCGAGGAGCGGGGAGCCTGACCTATCCTCAGGCCCGTGACCTGCTGGAGGACCAGCCGGTTTTACTGGTCCTGGGCACGGGGTACGGGTTGGCCCCGGAAGTGCTGGAACACTGCGTCGGAACCTTGCGCCCAGTACGCTGCTTCAGCGACTACAATCATCTTTCGGTACGCGCCGCCGCGGCCATTATGCTGGACCGGATCCTGGGCGACGACGGCTGA